In Pseudovibrio brasiliensis, the following are encoded in one genomic region:
- a CDS encoding methylated-DNA--[protein]-cysteine S-methyltransferase: protein MTTDAEPITYCTYESPVGELLIGGEAGGLEFIHFPESARRRYVAEGWVEDATPYADLIAQLAAYFAGDLKEFSLNWKLIGTEFQKSVWEQLAAIPFGETRSYGDVAKALGNPGASRAVGLANNANPLPIVIPCHRVIGSNGALVGFGGGIDTKIWLLDHEGIPHGTKANKDQMAFSF, encoded by the coding sequence ATGACCACTGATGCAGAACCAATCACATATTGCACCTATGAGAGCCCTGTTGGGGAGCTTTTGATTGGTGGGGAAGCCGGTGGGCTGGAGTTTATCCATTTTCCTGAAAGTGCGCGCAGACGGTATGTTGCAGAAGGCTGGGTTGAGGATGCAACGCCTTATGCGGATCTGATTGCGCAGTTGGCAGCGTATTTTGCGGGCGATCTCAAGGAGTTTTCTCTCAATTGGAAGCTGATTGGCACTGAGTTTCAAAAGAGTGTTTGGGAACAGCTTGCGGCGATCCCGTTTGGTGAGACGCGCAGCTATGGCGATGTGGCGAAGGCACTAGGCAATCCGGGGGCGAGCCGTGCTGTTGGGTTGGCGAACAATGCGAATCCGCTGCCGATTGTTATTCCCTGCCACCGTGTAATCGGCTCAAATGGGGCTTTGGTTGGTTTTGGCGGCGGCATAGACACCAAGATCTGGCTGCTGGATCATGAGGGCATTCCTCACGGAACCAAAGCTAACAAAGACCAGATGGCATTCTCATTCTAA